In Propionicimonas paludicola, a single window of DNA contains:
- a CDS encoding TadE/TadG family type IV pilus assembly protein, whose protein sequence is MAESVQWAILMPALLMLILGLVQTGIWLHGRAVAAAAAATIADLRAPGDDPAAAEEAGRRVATTGGLTEVGIDIAVDRDLLVVTVTGRPLSFLDFGLTQIRERAVLPAEVAR, encoded by the coding sequence GTGGCTGAGTCCGTCCAGTGGGCGATCCTGATGCCCGCACTGCTGATGCTGATCCTCGGCCTGGTCCAGACCGGCATCTGGCTGCACGGACGTGCCGTCGCCGCAGCGGCAGCCGCCACCATCGCGGATCTGCGTGCCCCCGGGGACGATCCGGCAGCCGCCGAGGAGGCCGGCCGGCGGGTGGCCACGACCGGAGGACTGACCGAGGTCGGCATCGACATCGCCGTCGATCGGGATCTGCTGGTGGTCACGGTGACCGGCCGTCCGCTGTCTTTCCTGGACTTCGGGCTCACTCAGATCCGGGAGCGCGCCGTCCTTCCGGCCGAGGTGGCCCGATGA
- a CDS encoding DUF4854 domain-containing protein: protein MKSARTGLTAALIALLVPAVLSGCSGAAAPANTSSAPTTSASSTSAAPSPSASQTSAAPTPSASTDGNILTPEQRLEMYVQAEKAQTDKVLEQSKGTYKKVVITSEAPGTIIFTYTFAKKLDRKVAKKYFDGMVSTLESVLDKNVYPAMNKVGVVDPKVRFVYLNSDSSKLWSHTFAPKA, encoded by the coding sequence ATGAAGTCCGCCCGCACGGGTCTGACTGCCGCACTCATCGCCTTGTTGGTGCCGGCCGTCCTGAGTGGTTGTTCGGGGGCCGCGGCTCCCGCCAACACGTCCAGCGCACCCACCACCAGCGCATCCTCGACCAGCGCAGCGCCATCGCCGAGCGCGTCACAGACCTCCGCCGCACCGACGCCCAGCGCGTCCACCGATGGCAACATCCTCACTCCCGAGCAGCGGCTGGAGATGTACGTCCAGGCCGAGAAGGCCCAGACCGACAAGGTCCTCGAGCAGAGCAAGGGCACCTACAAGAAGGTCGTGATCACCAGCGAGGCTCCGGGGACGATCATCTTCACCTACACCTTCGCCAAGAAGCTGGATCGCAAGGTCGCCAAGAAGTACTTCGACGGCATGGTGTCGACCCTGGAGTCGGTCCTCGACAAGAACGTCTACCCGGCCATGAACAAGGTCGGCGTTGTCGATCCGAAGGTGCGGTTCGTCTACCTGAACTCGGACAGCTCGAAGCTGTGGTCACACACCTTCGCCCCGAAGGCCTGA
- a CDS encoding TadE/TadG family type IV pilus assembly protein, whose translation MTGRQRGSASIEFTLLVPVLVLLFSLLVGGGRVWLARNSVESMAGAAARAASFERHADAADAAARRLVSVQADVSGLRCVQLGVRLDADALSRPAGTPGTVHAAVDCTVPLADILVPGWPGELLVSAEGSAVVDRYRGRK comes from the coding sequence ATGACTGGCCGCCAGCGCGGATCCGCCTCGATCGAGTTCACCTTGCTGGTGCCGGTCCTGGTGCTGCTGTTCAGTCTCCTGGTGGGCGGCGGACGGGTCTGGCTGGCCCGCAACAGCGTCGAGTCCATGGCCGGAGCGGCCGCCCGAGCCGCGTCCTTCGAGCGGCATGCCGATGCCGCCGACGCCGCGGCCCGACGCTTGGTCTCCGTGCAGGCCGATGTGAGCGGACTGCGCTGCGTCCAGCTCGGTGTTCGGCTCGATGCCGACGCCTTGAGCAGGCCGGCCGGGACGCCGGGCACCGTCCACGCGGCCGTGGACTGCACCGTCCCGCTGGCCGACATCTTGGTGCCCGGCTGGCCCGGCGAACTCCTGGTCAGCGCCGAGGGCAGTGCCGTGGTCGATCGCTATCGAGGGAGAAAGTGA
- a CDS encoding CpaF family protein gives MGTEPELRTSFRADELVAAERDPSGVDWQLVVALRRKASELISAAIAETAGPLNEVDRRLLGRSIIRSVVRQHTDGLAETGAALWPVETEYAYAQALESAIFGYGRLQPLFEIPDAENIEIHGCDSVVVQFGDGHRETRPPVADSDAELVEAIRFLGETVSPARPFDDAHPMMTLALGDRFRLHAIGFGLSYRPSITIRQHTLTEITLDRLAATGMMPEEVARLLHAAVLARKSMVISGDQGAGKTTLLRALIAAIPDNERFGTLETDYELLTHLQPNRRNMLALQARVGMGEITDGRRLGEFTVADLIPEALRQNLSRLIVGEVRGGEAAAMFEAMTAGAGTLSTTHSHSAASTIDRLAARVAQGGVLSIDEAYRQIAHHISLLIHVRLVDDTWRGGTRTRSVAEIRQLTGGVEAGRPVTEVVYTTDDGARFTPGAQLLAELAPFADAWRSR, from the coding sequence ATGGGCACCGAACCCGAGCTACGGACGTCCTTCCGCGCCGACGAACTGGTGGCCGCCGAGCGCGACCCGTCCGGGGTGGACTGGCAGTTGGTGGTGGCGTTGCGCCGCAAAGCGTCCGAACTGATCAGTGCCGCGATCGCTGAGACCGCTGGCCCGCTAAATGAAGTGGATCGTCGGCTGCTGGGTCGCTCGATCATCCGTTCGGTGGTTCGCCAGCACACCGACGGCCTAGCCGAAACCGGTGCGGCACTGTGGCCGGTCGAGACCGAGTACGCCTACGCACAGGCCCTGGAGAGTGCGATCTTCGGCTACGGACGACTGCAGCCGCTGTTCGAGATCCCCGACGCCGAGAACATCGAGATCCACGGCTGCGACTCGGTGGTCGTCCAGTTCGGGGACGGGCACCGCGAGACCCGTCCGCCCGTGGCCGACAGCGATGCCGAACTTGTCGAGGCCATTCGCTTCTTGGGCGAGACAGTCAGCCCGGCCCGTCCCTTCGACGATGCCCACCCGATGATGACCCTGGCCTTGGGCGACCGGTTCCGGCTGCACGCGATCGGCTTCGGGCTGAGCTATCGGCCCTCGATCACGATCCGGCAGCACACACTCACCGAGATCACCTTGGACCGGCTGGCCGCCACCGGGATGATGCCCGAGGAGGTCGCCCGGCTCCTGCACGCGGCGGTGCTGGCTCGTAAGTCGATGGTGATCTCCGGGGACCAAGGGGCGGGAAAGACGACCCTGCTCCGGGCGTTGATCGCGGCCATCCCCGACAACGAGCGCTTCGGGACGCTGGAGACCGACTACGAGCTGCTCACCCATCTGCAGCCGAACCGGCGCAACATGCTCGCCCTGCAAGCCCGGGTCGGCATGGGTGAGATCACCGACGGACGCCGGCTGGGCGAGTTCACCGTGGCCGACCTGATCCCGGAAGCACTGCGCCAGAACCTCTCCCGGCTGATCGTCGGCGAGGTCCGTGGCGGTGAGGCCGCTGCCATGTTCGAGGCCATGACGGCCGGGGCCGGCACGCTGTCCACAACTCACTCGCATTCAGCGGCGTCCACCATCGACCGGCTGGCAGCCCGGGTGGCCCAGGGTGGGGTGCTTTCGATCGACGAGGCCTACCGGCAGATCGCTCATCACATCAGCCTGCTGATCCACGTCCGCTTGGTCGACGACACCTGGCGAGGCGGGACGCGCACCCGCAGCGTCGCCGAGATCCGGCAACTCACCGGTGGCGTCGAGGCTGGGCGTCCGGTCACCGAAGTCGTCTACACCACCGACGACGGCGCCCGGTTCACCCCGGGCGCGCAACTGCTCGCCGAGCTCGCCCCCTTCGCCGATGCCTGGCGGTCCCGATGA
- a CDS encoding VOC family protein produces MTTKLVPYLNFPGNTREALTFYQSVFGGELILHTFAQFGVTDMPADGIMHGELTSEEISLAASDAMPGDEAKWGTTRIYLAVMGDDLATQEGWFTALAEGGEIVVKLERQVWDDVYGQVKDRFGMEWMFNITAPS; encoded by the coding sequence ATGACGACCAAGCTGGTTCCATACCTGAACTTCCCCGGAAACACGCGCGAGGCCCTCACCTTCTACCAATCGGTGTTCGGCGGGGAGCTGATCCTCCACACCTTCGCCCAGTTCGGCGTCACAGACATGCCGGCGGACGGGATCATGCACGGCGAGCTGACGTCCGAGGAGATCTCACTGGCCGCGTCCGACGCGATGCCCGGGGACGAGGCCAAGTGGGGCACCACCCGGATCTACCTGGCCGTGATGGGCGACGACCTGGCCACTCAAGAGGGCTGGTTCACCGCGCTGGCCGAGGGCGGCGAGATCGTGGTGAAGCTCGAGCGCCAGGTCTGGGACGACGTCTACGGGCAGGTGAAGGATCGCTTCGGCATGGAGTGGATGTTCAACATCACCGCGCCGTCCTGA
- a CDS encoding SAF domain-containing protein, whose protein sequence is MAGSAGAAQRPRRNVRWIAAGVLAVCLGTLGAALLWGNLSQTEAVVIVKRTVYRDQVITATDLGVTSAAPAPGVATVAAERLAEVIGRTARTDLAAGTLLHPEGFGEPLVGGGQVLMGLRLPAGRLPSMPLPPGTAVLLVPVTREAGQGPDGPSVTAQIATAAKQLPDGAALLDVTVGQAEAERVAKLAAADQLSLLRVAETGQ, encoded by the coding sequence ATGGCCGGATCAGCGGGGGCTGCGCAGCGTCCACGACGCAACGTGCGCTGGATCGCGGCCGGCGTCCTCGCGGTCTGCCTGGGCACCCTCGGAGCGGCCCTGCTATGGGGAAACCTCTCGCAAACCGAGGCCGTCGTGATCGTGAAGCGTACGGTGTACCGCGACCAGGTGATCACCGCGACCGACCTGGGCGTCACCTCGGCGGCTCCGGCCCCGGGAGTGGCGACGGTTGCCGCCGAACGGCTGGCCGAGGTGATCGGACGCACTGCGCGTACGGACCTGGCCGCTGGAACTCTGCTGCATCCGGAAGGCTTTGGGGAGCCGCTGGTCGGAGGCGGGCAGGTGCTGATGGGTTTGCGCCTGCCCGCCGGCCGATTGCCGTCGATGCCACTGCCACCGGGGACCGCGGTTCTACTGGTTCCGGTCACGCGTGAGGCCGGCCAAGGCCCGGACGGGCCGTCGGTGACCGCCCAAATCGCCACCGCAGCCAAGCAGCTCCCCGACGGAGCCGCTCTGCTCGACGTCACGGTCGGCCAGGCCGAGGCCGAGCGGGTGGCCAAGCTGGCCGCCGCCGATCAGCTCTCCCTTCTGCGAGTTGCGGAGACCGGTCAATGA
- a CDS encoding aspartate kinase codes for MDGNGTVPVVEADQVRVVQKFGGSSVADAESIKRVARRIVATKNAGNEVVVVISAMGDTTDDLMDLAQQVSPNPRPRELDMLLTAGERMSAALLAMAINDLGAEARSFTGSQAGVITTGTHGDARIIDITPGRIVTALADGDVVIVAGFQGVSQTTKDITTLGRGASDTTAVALAAALKADHCEIYSDVDGVFTADPRIVPGAQRIPEICYEDMLELAANGAKILHLRCVEYARRENVAVHVRSSFSDKPGTWVKDINYEELGMEQPLITGIAHDRSEAKITIVGVPDRVGEAADIFTIIAEADINIDMIVQNVSRTQEQATDITFTLAQSDGAKAIAALEAVQERIGFDKVVYNDQVGKVSVVGVGMRSHPGVTAKFFRALAEAGVNIGMISTSEIRISVVVDIDQVDVAVRAGHTAFGLDSSEQAVVYAGTGR; via the coding sequence ATGGACGGCAACGGAACCGTCCCCGTTGTGGAGGCAGACCAGGTGCGGGTGGTACAGAAGTTCGGCGGCTCCTCGGTGGCGGACGCCGAGAGCATCAAGCGGGTGGCCCGCCGGATCGTCGCGACCAAGAACGCCGGCAACGAGGTGGTCGTGGTCATCTCCGCCATGGGCGACACCACCGACGACCTGATGGATCTGGCTCAGCAGGTCTCGCCCAACCCGCGTCCGCGTGAGCTCGACATGCTACTCACCGCCGGTGAGCGGATGAGTGCGGCGCTGCTGGCCATGGCCATCAACGACCTGGGCGCCGAAGCCCGCTCGTTCACCGGCTCGCAGGCCGGCGTGATCACCACCGGCACCCACGGCGACGCCCGGATCATCGACATCACCCCGGGACGGATCGTCACGGCGCTGGCCGACGGGGACGTGGTGATCGTGGCCGGCTTCCAGGGCGTCTCCCAGACCACCAAGGACATCACCACGCTGGGCCGCGGCGCGTCCGACACCACGGCCGTGGCGCTGGCCGCCGCGCTGAAGGCCGACCACTGCGAGATCTACTCCGATGTGGACGGCGTCTTCACCGCCGACCCCCGGATCGTCCCGGGCGCCCAGCGGATTCCCGAGATCTGCTACGAGGACATGCTGGAGCTGGCCGCCAACGGCGCCAAGATCCTGCACCTGCGCTGTGTGGAGTACGCCCGCCGGGAGAACGTGGCGGTACACGTCCGCTCGTCCTTCTCGGACAAGCCGGGCACCTGGGTCAAGGACATCAACTATGAGGAACTGGGCATGGAACAGCCGCTGATCACCGGAATCGCCCACGATCGCAGTGAGGCGAAGATCACCATCGTCGGGGTGCCGGACCGGGTCGGTGAGGCGGCCGACATCTTCACGATCATCGCCGAGGCCGACATCAACATCGACATGATCGTCCAGAACGTCTCCCGCACCCAGGAGCAGGCCACCGACATCACCTTCACCCTGGCCCAGTCCGACGGCGCCAAGGCGATCGCGGCGCTCGAGGCCGTCCAGGAGCGGATCGGCTTCGACAAGGTCGTCTACAACGACCAGGTCGGCAAGGTCTCGGTGGTCGGGGTCGGGATGCGCTCGCACCCGGGCGTCACCGCCAAGTTCTTCCGGGCGCTGGCCGAGGCCGGGGTCAACATCGGGATGATCTCCACCTCCGAGATCCGGATCTCGGTCGTGGTCGACATCGATCAGGTGGACGTCGCCGTCCGGGCCGGCCACACCGCATTCGGGCTGGACTCGTCCGAGCAGGCCGTCGTCTACGCCGGCACCGGCCGCTGA
- a CDS encoding type II toxin-antitoxin system VapB family antitoxin — translation MIFKRVGEGRPYPEHGYLQKQWAAIAPQQVQLSDLVTTKRNLDLESLLEDDSTFYGDLFAHVVAYQGDLYLEDGLHRALRAALQQRTTVHARVLVLQ, via the coding sequence GTGATCTTCAAGCGCGTTGGTGAGGGCCGTCCCTACCCCGAACATGGGTATCTGCAGAAGCAATGGGCGGCGATCGCACCGCAGCAGGTGCAGCTCTCGGACCTGGTCACCACCAAACGGAACCTCGATCTGGAGTCCCTGCTCGAAGACGACTCGACGTTCTACGGAGACCTGTTCGCGCACGTCGTGGCGTACCAGGGCGACCTCTATCTCGAGGACGGTCTGCACCGGGCCTTGCGGGCCGCCCTGCAGCAGCGAACGACAGTGCACGCCCGGGTGTTGGTTCTCCAGTAA
- a CDS encoding type II secretion system F family protein: MSTALAALCGLLIGGGVLLIVAGFRFAPAEEARPRASRLTAAWQTPAGKRRVAQLGLAVAGGFAAATWTGLPMLIVIVPAAVFGLPVLLSTPVNRDAELLEALDRWVRNLAALLPTGRSITDAIRVSARKAPDPLGPELRLLVARLDDRWTIEQALTAMADVLNSADADAVLAALMLAAERGGTGATATLNALADTIQDRLRALREIETERAKPRIVVRQVTIFTVAALGLALVFGGSFFAPFASLPGQALLTGLVVAYLGSLLFLRRMALPRPRQRILRRAA, from the coding sequence ATGAGTACCGCGCTGGCCGCGCTCTGCGGGCTCCTGATCGGCGGCGGCGTCCTGTTGATCGTCGCCGGGTTCCGGTTCGCTCCGGCCGAGGAGGCTCGTCCGCGCGCCTCGCGGCTGACCGCGGCCTGGCAGACTCCGGCTGGCAAGCGACGAGTTGCCCAGCTCGGCTTGGCCGTAGCCGGCGGGTTCGCGGCTGCCACCTGGACGGGCTTGCCGATGCTGATCGTGATCGTCCCGGCGGCTGTGTTCGGACTGCCGGTGCTGTTGTCCACGCCGGTGAACCGCGACGCCGAACTGCTTGAGGCGCTCGACCGCTGGGTGCGCAACCTGGCCGCGCTGCTCCCCACCGGGCGGTCGATCACTGACGCCATCCGGGTGTCGGCGCGCAAGGCACCCGACCCGCTCGGCCCGGAACTGCGGCTGCTGGTGGCCCGGCTCGATGACCGCTGGACGATCGAGCAAGCGCTGACGGCCATGGCCGACGTCCTGAACAGCGCGGACGCCGATGCAGTTCTGGCGGCTTTGATGCTGGCCGCAGAGCGCGGCGGCACCGGCGCCACGGCGACCCTCAATGCCCTGGCCGACACCATCCAGGATCGGCTGCGGGCGCTGCGCGAGATCGAGACCGAACGCGCCAAACCGCGGATCGTGGTGCGCCAAGTGACGATCTTCACAGTGGCGGCACTGGGATTGGCCTTGGTCTTCGGTGGTTCCTTCTTCGCACCGTTCGCCAGCCTGCCCGGGCAGGCCCTGCTGACCGGCTTGGTGGTGGCGTACCTCGGCTCGCTGCTGTTCCTGCGCCGAATGGCGCTGCCCCGTCCCCGCCAGCGCATTCTGCGGAGGGCGGCATGA
- a CDS encoding LytR C-terminal domain-containing protein, giving the protein MRKVLRVVKTPITLIALLAILGYGAWWGYKTYSVPLIKAADTCVMTDVGSALTPDKVTVRTYNGSEVPRLAKDARGYLLSWHFRVIDYNNSERRVPGIVVIGNSVNDPEVKLVQQFFPGSTAEADGRTSHVVDVILGTKFEQLNNPKATYPVKGPICLPAPRATPTGEVSDPATEEPVPSESASASPSGKPSKK; this is encoded by the coding sequence GTGAGGAAGGTCCTTCGGGTCGTCAAGACGCCGATCACGCTCATCGCGCTGCTGGCGATCCTGGGTTACGGGGCCTGGTGGGGCTACAAGACCTACAGCGTCCCGCTGATCAAGGCGGCCGATACCTGCGTGATGACCGATGTCGGCAGCGCCCTGACTCCGGACAAGGTCACCGTCCGCACCTACAACGGCAGCGAAGTGCCCCGGCTGGCCAAGGATGCCCGTGGCTACCTGCTCTCGTGGCATTTCCGGGTGATCGACTACAACAACAGCGAACGCCGGGTGCCCGGCATCGTGGTGATCGGGAACTCGGTCAACGACCCCGAGGTGAAGCTCGTCCAGCAGTTCTTCCCGGGTTCGACCGCCGAGGCGGACGGACGGACCAGCCACGTCGTCGACGTGATTCTGGGCACCAAGTTCGAGCAGCTGAACAACCCGAAGGCGACCTATCCGGTGAAGGGTCCGATCTGTCTGCCGGCCCCGCGGGCGACCCCGACGGGCGAGGTGAGCGACCCCGCCACCGAGGAGCCGGTGCCGTCCGAGTCGGCCAGCGCCAGCCCGTCCGGCAAGCCCAGCAAGAAGTAG
- a CDS encoding LysM peptidoglycan-binding domain-containing protein: MRWLRGLGSALTLALLLIGAPFALLNWGWYPQLSAAELLGPDDGSLLFGLITAIGWLAWAAFGLATVVEAVRLLVGRPFVRLPGLVVVQQLSAGLLLAVLALATTASTPRATEPSLAQPLAPLPASPAEAQESLPEADASSYQVQPGDDLWSVSETLLGDGRHWRELAAANPSLLADPVQELRAGTRLAMPSGLTVDSHAAATPDPRNAAPRRDTSIVVERGDTLSELALEHLGAASRWPKIAAANRGLISDPDHIEVGWRLRIPGAKATPPAQEAPDQDGRRGPAGPVAPSRLDPPTARHEAPPPVAPEQPTGTPAPGPVAEAPVEAESAVSPSPIGLIGPVGTLAAAVIIGAVETRRALRLRERPRGRRLIDADPAAARLRVALGTVQRPDRIVALDRALRHLGERLAAAGRPLPPLSRIELDDRALAFEWTQPAGAPPEGFVGDPDCWQIGVAKAIELGPSEHPCPYPCVVSVGTAADGRTILVNAEQSRVLGVAADDAELAGSALLAMGIELACAPWSAEAQVVAAGTGSELLALSGGERVRRAPDLRSAISDAVSLAAERRKALSGTGLSELRADPDRADAVAPLVLVLGEELSPLELARLEHALDGDPCGVVALLPTGSGVSANWQVHRNRDALSGRLDGLAAGLTPHTVPSSLAKDLAGLLAGADSPATEPAWWAGAANVHPLPKRAEEPVDIVRVITDSEPRLLLIGPTDLVGARGEQPTRARQQLIELCAWILEHPRSTATQMAAGLGIAEGTRRSNLSRLRSWLGTSPEGQAYLPEAYVGRIELHPGVSSDWHQLQTLLAAGLDRLPDTSLVAALELVRGAPLADAAPGQWHWAEELRTDIASALRDTALVLTERALARRDFDQARWAAARALSVAPADELLMAARIRTEHLAGATSEVNRLVTQVTRQARQLGVDLLPETVELCQQVIEGSIRARWA, encoded by the coding sequence ATGCGTTGGCTCCGCGGGCTGGGATCGGCCCTGACTCTGGCTCTGCTGCTGATCGGCGCCCCATTCGCCCTCCTCAACTGGGGTTGGTACCCGCAGCTCTCCGCCGCCGAGCTGCTCGGCCCCGACGACGGTTCGTTGCTGTTCGGACTGATCACCGCCATCGGCTGGCTGGCCTGGGCCGCATTTGGCCTGGCCACCGTCGTGGAGGCGGTCCGGCTGCTGGTCGGGCGTCCCTTCGTCCGGCTGCCCGGGCTGGTGGTCGTCCAGCAGCTCAGCGCCGGACTGCTGCTGGCGGTCCTGGCCCTAGCCACCACCGCCAGCACTCCGCGTGCGACCGAGCCAAGCCTCGCGCAGCCGCTGGCTCCACTGCCGGCCTCGCCGGCCGAGGCGCAGGAGAGCCTCCCCGAGGCGGACGCCAGCAGCTATCAGGTGCAGCCCGGGGACGACCTGTGGTCGGTCAGCGAGACCCTTCTCGGCGATGGACGGCACTGGCGCGAACTCGCCGCGGCCAACCCGTCGCTGCTGGCGGATCCGGTTCAGGAGCTCCGAGCCGGAACCCGGCTCGCCATGCCGTCCGGCCTGACCGTCGACTCGCACGCCGCCGCAACTCCAGACCCGCGGAACGCTGCACCACGTCGCGACACGTCGATCGTGGTCGAGCGCGGTGACACCCTCTCCGAACTTGCCCTCGAGCACCTGGGCGCGGCGTCCCGATGGCCGAAGATCGCCGCAGCGAACCGGGGCCTGATCAGCGACCCCGATCACATTGAGGTCGGTTGGCGCCTGAGGATCCCTGGCGCGAAGGCCACGCCGCCCGCACAGGAGGCCCCCGATCAGGATGGTCGACGCGGCCCCGCTGGCCCGGTCGCCCCCAGCAGGCTGGATCCCCCCACTGCTCGGCACGAAGCCCCGCCCCCGGTCGCACCCGAGCAGCCGACCGGCACCCCCGCTCCGGGGCCGGTCGCCGAGGCGCCGGTCGAGGCCGAGTCGGCGGTGAGCCCGTCGCCGATCGGACTGATCGGTCCGGTCGGGACCCTGGCGGCAGCGGTGATCATCGGCGCGGTCGAGACTCGGCGGGCCCTGCGGCTGCGGGAACGTCCGCGCGGTCGGCGGCTGATCGACGCCGATCCGGCAGCCGCCCGGTTGCGGGTGGCGCTGGGGACGGTGCAGCGTCCGGACCGGATCGTCGCGCTCGATCGGGCACTGCGTCACCTCGGCGAGCGGCTCGCGGCGGCCGGGCGTCCGCTGCCGCCGCTGTCCCGGATCGAGTTGGACGACCGCGCGCTGGCCTTCGAATGGACCCAGCCCGCCGGCGCTCCGCCCGAGGGTTTCGTCGGTGATCCGGACTGCTGGCAGATCGGGGTGGCGAAGGCCATCGAGCTCGGCCCGTCCGAACATCCCTGCCCCTACCCCTGCGTGGTCAGCGTGGGCACCGCTGCCGACGGACGGACGATCCTGGTCAACGCCGAGCAGTCCCGAGTGCTCGGCGTCGCGGCCGACGATGCAGAACTGGCCGGCTCGGCACTGTTGGCCATGGGGATCGAGCTGGCCTGTGCGCCATGGAGTGCGGAGGCGCAGGTGGTCGCCGCCGGAACCGGCAGCGAGTTGCTGGCGCTGTCGGGCGGCGAGCGCGTCCGACGTGCACCGGACCTGCGCAGCGCGATCAGTGACGCCGTCAGTCTCGCGGCTGAGCGCCGGAAGGCCTTGTCAGGTACCGGTCTCTCCGAGCTGCGGGCGGATCCGGACCGCGCCGATGCCGTCGCCCCGCTGGTGCTCGTCCTCGGTGAGGAGCTGAGTCCGCTCGAGTTGGCCCGCCTCGAGCATGCGCTCGACGGCGACCCGTGCGGGGTGGTGGCGCTCCTGCCGACCGGTTCCGGTGTCTCCGCCAACTGGCAGGTCCACCGAAACCGGGACGCCCTGTCCGGCCGACTGGACGGGTTGGCCGCCGGCCTGACTCCGCACACGGTGCCGTCCTCGCTTGCCAAGGATCTGGCCGGACTGCTGGCCGGCGCCGACTCCCCCGCCACCGAACCGGCCTGGTGGGCCGGGGCGGCCAACGTCCATCCGCTCCCGAAGAGAGCTGAGGAACCCGTGGACATCGTCCGAGTGATCACCGACTCCGAGCCGCGCCTGCTGCTGATCGGACCGACCGACCTGGTCGGCGCGCGGGGCGAACAGCCCACCCGGGCCCGCCAACAGCTGATCGAGCTGTGCGCCTGGATCCTCGAGCATCCGCGCAGCACCGCCACCCAGATGGCGGCCGGTCTGGGCATCGCCGAAGGCACCCGCCGCTCCAACCTGAGCCGACTCCGCAGCTGGCTCGGCACCTCGCCCGAGGGCCAGGCCTACCTGCCCGAGGCGTACGTCGGACGCATCGAGCTGCACCCAGGTGTCAGCTCCGACTGGCATCAGCTGCAGACCCTGCTGGCCGCAGGGCTGGACCGGTTGCCCGACACGTCCCTGGTCGCCGCGCTCGAACTCGTCCGTGGGGCCCCGCTGGCCGACGCCGCTCCCGGTCAGTGGCACTGGGCCGAGGAACTGCGCACCGACATCGCCAGCGCCCTGCGCGACACCGCCCTCGTCCTCACCGAACGCGCCCTGGCCCGGCGCGACTTCGACCAGGCCCGCTGGGCCGCGGCCCGAGCGCTGAGCGTCGCCCCGGCCGACGAACTGCTGATGGCCGCCCGAATCCGCACCGAACATCTGGCCGGAGCCACCAGCGAGGTGAACCGCCTGGTCACCCAAGTCACCCGCCAGGCCCGCCAGCTCGGCGTCGATCTGCTCCCCGAGACCGTCGAGCTCTGCCAGCAGGTCATCGAAGGCTCCATCCGGGCCCGCTGGGCCTGA